In Persicobacter psychrovividus, the genomic window TTTGAACTCATCACGATGCGCATTCAGCTCCTCGATAGAGTTAATGTCCACGTAAGAAGGCACGACCAATCCCGTAGATCCATCATCGAAAGCATTACCTACAATATCAATTTTGTCGCCATACACTTTCCAGTAATCTGATTGGGTATGTGGCAACCATGCATCGAGCATGAAATCACCTGTAGGGTGTTTTTTTGAAAGGTCACCATAAATAAGTCCTGGTTCAAGGCTTATCAGTGCCACCTCAAAACCATGGGCTTTCAAAGCAACTTCCGCAAGGAAAGTCATCGCAATACCTTCCGCCCAATTGGGATAAAGGATGGTCGCTTTGTTTGGGTCGATGGGTCTTGATCCCGAACAGGAGATCATGCAGACGGTCATACATACCACCAACAGAAGAGAGATACTTTTATTGAGTATAAATTTCATAATCTGTTTTGCTTGGTTATTTTTTCTTTCCGAACGATTGCGTTACGCGATCCAGGATGATGGCAAGGATTACGATACCCAAACCTGATTCAAATCCTTTGGCCATATCATTCTGCTGAATTCCCTGATAAACTACTGCACCAAGTCCGCGCGCACCTACCATAGAGGCAATAACAACCATAGAAAGTGACAGCAAGATCACCTGGTTAATCCCCGCAAGAATTGTTGGCATGGCCAGAGGCAACTGAATTTTGAAAAGAATCTGTTGTTCCGTGGCACCAAAAGCATAACCTGCTTCTATCACATCATAAGGTACATTTTTAATCCCAAGTGAGGTCAGACGAACCGCTGGCGGCAGGGAGAAAATAACAGTAGCCACTACACCAGGTGTATTACCAACACTGAAAAAGAAAATAGCAGGAATCAGGTAAACGAAGGCAGGCATGGTTTGCATCAAATCCAGCAATGGCTTGATAATCATGTTGGCTACCCTGTTTTTTGCCGCCATGATCCCCATTGGAATTCCCAATAACAGAGAGATAAACGTAGCCGTGAGTACCAGTGTGGTCGTTTGGATGGCTTCCACCCAATAGCCCAGAAGGTAAATTAGAATGAGTCCCAAAATAGAACCAAGTGCTAAGCCCCAACCTTTTTTGAATCCTTTTTTATTAAATCCATCTTTCCCTGCTCGAGAGTAGTAGGCAATGGCGCCAATAAGCAAAACAAAGATTGGGAAGGGGATTGCCAACAATAGATGATTGAAGGTATCAACAGTCCAGCTGATGGCGATGTCGATGGCATTCCATATCGGGTAGAGCTTTTCTTCAAGCACCTCAATGGCCACCTTGATATATTTTCCTAAGAATATTTTTTTCTCCATGATTATTGGTCGTTTGCTTGTTCTTTCATTTCCTTAATTTCTGCCCTGTCATATTTTGTTGCCTCAATGATCAGCGAAGTTTGGTAAACAACTCCAAGCAATTTGTTCGTATTCGGGTCAACCACTGCAAGCGGGGATTTCGTGCCCACCATCAAAGGCAGCATTTCTTCCACGGTATATTCAGCGTACACACTCGGTACCTCCGTTTTGATGATGTCCTGAATAGAGCTTTTCTTCGCCTTTGAAGACTCGATCGCATCTTGCAGCCACACAAAGCCGAGGAAGGATTTATTTTCATCAACAACAGGAAGCACTTCCATTCCAGCGGTTCGCATTCTGCGGATAACCCCTTCAGGTCCGTGGTGCTTCACGTTTACTTTAGTCACTTTTTCGAACATCATGGTGCCAGCGGTAATGACAGACTTGCGGTCAATTTTTTCCACAAACGCCTCGACATATTCACTGGCAGGATTGGTAAGAATTTCCTCTGCGGTACCCAACTGCTCGATCACCCCATCTTTCATAATCACGATTCGGTCACCAATTTTAATGGCTTCATCAAGGTCGTGGGTAATGAAAACGATGGTTTTCTTGAGCTTGCTTTGGATCTCCAGCAACTCATCCTGCATATCCGATTTAATCAGTGGATCCAATGCTGAAAAAGCTTCATCCATCAATAAAACTTCAGGGTTATTGGCCAAAGCACGTGCTAAACCTACACGTTGCTGCATTCCCCCCGAAAGTTCAGAAGGGAGCTTGTCGCCATAGCCTTTGAGTCCTACTGTTTCCAGGGCTTCCGCCGCTTGAGCGAGGCGTTGTTGTTCGCCTTCTCCCCGAATTTCCAGCCCAAAAGCAGCATTTTCCAATACCGAACGGTGAGGTAGCAAGCCAAATTTTTGGAATACCATGCCCAGTTCAGTGCGTCGGGTTTCAAGCAATTCTTTGTTGGTTTCCTTAGTGATGTCGTGTCCGTTGATCAACACCTTACCCGCCGTTGGGGTGTGCAATCTATTAAGGCATCGAAGCAAAGTAGATTTCCCACTGCCCGAAAGCCCCATGATCACGAAGATTTCACCTTCGAAAATTTCAAAATTGGCTTTATTGACCCCAATGGTGCAGCCTGTTTTTGCTAAAATCTCTGTTTTTGATACGCCTTCATCCAACAATTTTTGCGCACGTTTCTTTTGCGCTCCAAAGATTAATGAAAGATCTTCAACTTTAATTTTTACTGGTGTATTTTCACTCATATTCATGATGAATTTTTTTCTTAGAAATAGTATCCGACGTTAATATTGAAGCGAAAAGTGTAATCCGCATCTGGATTGCCTTCTCCTAAGCCTTCGTTAAAATCGGGGCCGAGCCATGGTTGGTTCTTTCCACCTGCAAGGTCAATATAAGTATAGACATTGCCTGCGGTAACCAAAACGCCAGTAGTGTTCTGGTAAGTATCTGTAAAAGATGCGACCGCTTTGTCCATATAGCCGAAGTCGTTATAGAACTGTAAGGAAGAGACTGGTCCCCAACTTACGGGTTGTGTATAAGAAACTCCGAAAGTATATAAATTGGCAGCTGCCGCAACAAAATAAGGCGCGCCATAAGCACCCATGGCAATTAAATCTTTACTTTCGGTATCTGGTCCAGCAGTATGATATTCATATTGAGCGAACTGGCTTTTGATATTAAAGCGTTTGTAGTTCATCTCATAGTGCAGCGCAAAAGCATAATGGTCGCCCATGTTTTCGGTATCCAGATTATAGATTCCTCCATATTGGCCTGAAATTCCAAACTCATGCTTAACCTCACCCGTGGTTGCCTTATACTTTAAGCGCCCATTAACGGTGTTTGTTTCTTTATTTCGATAACTATAATTGCCTGCCGCGTCCCTGAACGAGGTTACATCATAGGAATAGCGACTGTAAGAAGCATCAGAGTAGCTGCCAAAATTCATCTCTTCAGCATTTTTGAAAAACGCCAGATCAAAATCCCAGTGTTCGCCCTGATGAGAATATTTGAATCCCATGTCGTGATCATCCTCAAGCCCAACGTAATAATTGATGCTGAAAAACCAGTTATGTGAATTGTATTGTGTAATCCCGAAAGGTACTTGCGTTAAACCGAGCTGAATTTCATCATTTTGGCTGAAATCATAGGCTAACCAACCCTGCTTTAGCATGCCACCACCAAACGGTGTTGAATAGAGGCGATATTCGGCATCAAGCTTAACGCCTTTGTATTTGGCTTGTGCATTAATCCTGAAGACATCATAGCCAAAATCGCCACCTCTTTTTTTGTGGCCTTCTTTCCAGTTGGAGTAATTGTAGTTAAACCGCAACGCTCCCCCTACATGGAGTTCGGGCTTATCTTGTGCCTGTATACTGAAAGGCAGAATGGTAAACAGTAATAGAATAATAGGTAATGAATACTTCATGCAAAAATTTTGAGTTCAGAATATTTTTAAGTTGGAAGGGTTGGGTAGGGATTGATAATCATATTGATCAAGAGAAGTATGCTATTGAAAATAACAATACTAAATTGAATAACAAGCAGGAGGCTTATCGGTGTTATTGGGAATCAGCAATTTGTATAAAAAATTTCCCGTAATGTAAAAAATATTTACATGTTGCCTGTTTCTTTGACAGGCACGCAGGGAGTAACGGCGTGAAATATGTTGGCCCGTAGGTAAGAGGGCTATTGGTGGTAATAATTTTTTTGCCGTATTTTTTGCTGTAAAACCGATAATGACTAATTTAGTTGAAGAATAAGCAGGCGATACCCGCTTTTTTTAATTATTCTGCAAAATTAGACAATAATTTTTACAATTCAAGGCTGTTTGTAAAAAATAATTACAACTTGTGGTGTATTGAGCAATGAAATATGTCTTATATTTGTAGATTAATTATTGATAACACCCTTTTAGATTTTCATGAAATACTTTGCGGATAACTTAAAGTTTTTACGTCGGCAGAATAATTTTAGCCAGGAGCAATTGGCTAAGCATCTCGGACTTAACAGAGGAAATATCGCCTCTTACGAGAAAATGACGGCAGAGCCAAAAATTGAAAATCTATTAAAAATATGTAAATTTTTCAATGTAGAGGTGTCGGAGTTTCTTGAAAAAGATTTGCAAAATATCGCAATCATTCAAGAAGAAATGGAGAAAGTGAATAGTGAATCCAATCCTACGAATTTAGGAGAAGGAGAAGCTACGGAGCACTTCATTGAGGAATTAGAGGACAATAAGAAACGCTTGGAGCGATTTATCGGACAGTCGGACGACATGCAGAAAATCCTCGAAGGTTTTCGTCAATTTCATAAATTTAAGATGTCCAACAATCCGATCATCACCGAAGATGTCAAGAAAATGTCTGATGAATATGAAAAGCTCCTTGAACTGATGGATGCCCTTTTGTCGTCGAACAAAGAACTTATCCATTGGCTGAAGGATTCCTGAATCAATAGCCTTTGTTTATATAGGGATTCTTTTTCCTGAACTTTGAATAATCCCGATACAAGAATTTGCTTTTCCCCTTGCCTTTAAATCGGTAACTGATTTTTATATTGAGCGGGAAGAGTAAATCTGGTAAGCGCGATTTCAGCTCTTTCCCATCAAGCAAATCTGTGCCAGATATACGGACACCCCCCTCGGCAGTAAGCTGCCAGGTGTCGTTGAAGTGATACCGCAGCCCGCCACCCAAAGGAACCATCACTTCCAGCTGTTGATCAAGGAAATTTTCACCATCGATACCATCATCTGCATTGGCGATTTCAGGTTTAAAGGCCATCATGCCAAGACCGATATATAAATACATGGAAAAGAAATTCCGACTTCTTCCTGATTGCAGGGACAAAAAGATATTCCGATTATAGCCCACCCAGGCTTCGTAACCTGTGGTACTTGCTCTTGCTTGCGAATTGTTATTATTGATTTGTTTGGTGATCAGTTTAAACCAGCTGGCATCAATCCGTAACATGGCCCTGTTCGATACATCATACTCCAGACCAATTCCGAGGTTCGGATTGGCATAGCCATTTTGTGATTTGGGCTGAAATGGTTTGCCAAATTCCCCATAATAGGCATTGACTCCCGCAAACAGATTCACCTTCAAAGGACTTTGCGGTGAAGTGTGGTACGCATACCCTTTTTTGGCCATTCGGCCCTGAGCCCAATTGATGGAGGGGAGGAAGAAAAGTAAGCTGAGCAGGAATAGGAAAGGTCTTATCATAGAATAGCATTTGGGCATCTAATCTTACAACTCTCCCGCGGGCATTTATTTTTCAAACAATTATCAATAGCCTGATTTATTCGCTAACCGCAGCTTTTTATGTTGTATGCTTTTTATCGTCTTTTTTTACTGTTGAACAGCTACAGTGGC contains:
- a CDS encoding glycine betaine ABC transporter substrate-binding protein: MKFILNKSISLLLVVCMTVCMISCSGSRPIDPNKATILYPNWAEGIAMTFLAEVALKAHGFEVALISLEPGLIYGDLSKKHPTGDFMLDAWLPHTQSDYWKVYGDKIDIVGNAFDDGSTGLVVPSYVDINSIEELNAHRDEFKGKIIGIGSGAGIHANTEKAIKTYNLNFEQVTSSGSAMVATLEKAILRHEPVVVTGWKPHFMWGQFDLKFLKDPKEVFPKDACSIIARKRLKQDKPRLFSVLTKLNLSEEMLNELMKDVQKDDKIGAKNFYQKHKKTIDAWFD
- a CDS encoding ABC transporter permease — its product is MEKKIFLGKYIKVAIEVLEEKLYPIWNAIDIAISWTVDTFNHLLLAIPFPIFVLLIGAIAYYSRAGKDGFNKKGFKKGWGLALGSILGLILIYLLGYWVEAIQTTTLVLTATFISLLLGIPMGIMAAKNRVANMIIKPLLDLMQTMPAFVYLIPAIFFFSVGNTPGVVATVIFSLPPAVRLTSLGIKNVPYDVIEAGYAFGATEQQILFKIQLPLAMPTILAGINQVILLSLSMVVIASMVGARGLGAVVYQGIQQNDMAKGFESGLGIVILAIILDRVTQSFGKKK
- a CDS encoding glycine betaine/L-proline ABC transporter ATP-binding protein, yielding MSENTPVKIKVEDLSLIFGAQKKRAQKLLDEGVSKTEILAKTGCTIGVNKANFEIFEGEIFVIMGLSGSGKSTLLRCLNRLHTPTAGKVLINGHDITKETNKELLETRRTELGMVFQKFGLLPHRSVLENAAFGLEIRGEGEQQRLAQAAEALETVGLKGYGDKLPSELSGGMQQRVGLARALANNPEVLLMDEAFSALDPLIKSDMQDELLEIQSKLKKTIVFITHDLDEAIKIGDRIVIMKDGVIEQLGTAEEILTNPASEYVEAFVEKIDRKSVITAGTMMFEKVTKVNVKHHGPEGVIRRMRTAGMEVLPVVDENKSFLGFVWLQDAIESSKAKKSSIQDIIKTEVPSVYAEYTVEEMLPLMVGTKSPLAVVDPNTNKLLGVVYQTSLIIEATKYDRAEIKEMKEQANDQ
- a CDS encoding helix-turn-helix domain-containing protein; translated protein: MKYFADNLKFLRRQNNFSQEQLAKHLGLNRGNIASYEKMTAEPKIENLLKICKFFNVEVSEFLEKDLQNIAIIQEEMEKVNSESNPTNLGEGEATEHFIEELEDNKKRLERFIGQSDDMQKILEGFRQFHKFKMSNNPIITEDVKKMSDEYEKLLELMDALLSSNKELIHWLKDS
- a CDS encoding outer membrane beta-barrel protein, with the translated sequence MIRPFLFLLSLLFFLPSINWAQGRMAKKGYAYHTSPQSPLKVNLFAGVNAYYGEFGKPFQPKSQNGYANPNLGIGLEYDVSNRAMLRIDASWFKLITKQINNNNSQARASTTGYEAWVGYNRNIFLSLQSGRSRNFFSMYLYIGLGMMAFKPEIANADDGIDGENFLDQQLEVMVPLGGGLRYHFNDTWQLTAEGGVRISGTDLLDGKELKSRLPDLLFPLNIKISYRFKGKGKSKFLYRDYSKFRKKNPYINKGY